AATTTACCAGTAAATTATAAATGCTGACGTTGTTTATTTTTTATTGGTTTATGAAGTCTGATAGGGTTCTGAATTAAGTATGGATATGTATGGATTCCATACTTAGTTCTTGAGCCTCATCCCTCTTGTCCTCCTCAGGGTTCATTGGAGGACTCATCGAGCTCTGCTCCTTTCGGGGTGAACCCATGAATCCCAACATCCTAAGGAACGTTTTCCAAATGTTTATTGATGCATTCTTCTGCCTATCGATTACAAGTCCGCATTTTGGGCACTTGAAGACTGCTCCTCTTAGGTCTTTGTTGTAGTACCCGCATTTGGAGCAGGTCTTCGAGGTGCCCTTCGCCTTCACATATATGGTAGCATAACCGTTCCACGCAGATTTGTATTCCACGTACTTTTGTAGTTTGATGTAGTCGTGCTTGCTGTTCTGCCTGTTCATGCTCCTACTCTTCGTCCTAGCAATCCTTTCCTTGAACCCCCTCAGGTCCTCGAAGACGTTTGTCCTGTTGGATAACTGTTTAGCCAGCTTGTGCAGCGCGTCGTCAACCCTGTTCCTCTCCCTCGAGCGGTACTTCTCCAGGAGCTTCTTCCTCGTTTTTCCGGGTAGCTTCTGGATGACCCTTCTCTTCAGCTCGTACGTCCTGTGGATAGTGTAAATTTCCTTCAAGCTTATCGAGTGGTGGGTTTCACCATCATAACCATCCAAAGTCAAGAGGTTTACGTCCCATGCTATCGGGTTCTGGACCTTCAGTTCCACATCCTTTCTAACGGTTACTATGAGCCTGTTCTGCTTGAGTATGAGTTCGCCGAGCTCTAATCCCCTAATCCTATCCCAGCACCACGTCTTCCTCAAATCTACGGTCACGCTTTCTTCATAGGGTTTCACTGAAATCTTGAGAATTCCATCCCTGTAGCTGTAG
This region of Thermoprotei archaeon genomic DNA includes:
- a CDS encoding zinc ribbon domain-containing protein, yielding MVKAYSIPHNLEVSELIEDYMCLLNAILDDLWGSMMWEREDRRIIPLLRKDRGFRRELRDRHLGGWTYSKHYVDSAIKQAYSVLESWRKRYLRGRAGRRRPELKRKFVRVKETLYSYRDGILKISVKPYEESVTVDLRKTWCWDRIRGLELGELILKQNRLIVTVRKDVELKVQNPIAWDVNLLTLDGYDGETHHSISLKEIYTIHRTYELKRRVIQKLPGKTRKKLLEKYRSRERNRVDDALHKLAKQLSNRTNVFEDLRGFKERIARTKSRSMNRQNSKHDYIKLQKYVEYKSAWNGYATIYVKAKGTSKTCSKCGYYNKDLRGAVFKCPKCGLVIDRQKNASINIWKTFLRMLGFMGSPRKEQSSMSPPMNPEEDKRDEAQELSMESIHIHT